The DNA region ATTTGGATGTGAACTGgaacatgtgcatgtgtgtgtttgtgtgagtcaGCAATTCCTCATGGGAGGAAGGAGTGAATGTTGCCTCACTCTGCCTGTACAGGCCCAATGAAGTCTTCTGAGAAAGTCCCAGCATGGTTTTCTAGATCTCTGTGCAGTTGCCAATTCTCCTCCCTGACCCCTTTCAACAGACCTTCCTGTTGCCAGACAAAAATCAACAGACACTTATCAGATATGTTTGTGACTCTTGTGCTGGTCATCCATTTGAATTTGGCCAGCACgccaaaataaattataaacaaacaaaaataaatcataccaTAAAAAGCTTTGCAGTGTATTTGCTTCTtaaattttgtgaaaatattttacattgacCTAGAAACAGACCTGGGTGTCAGCCAACACCAGGATTATATCTCCTTCTTCAAATTGGAGTTGGCCACCTTCAGATGCTGCATGGCTCTTTAGCGCCACCCCCTGGTGTTAAACATAGGTCACGTCAGTCAACAATCAAGACTGCTGTCGCCATACCAAATTAACAGTTGataaaatctcaaaaatatttttaaaaaaaatccgttATTTACAGTACTTATTTAACCTGTATTAAATTCTCTATATCTGAAACATCTCTTCTGGTTAAAGAACACTATCGCCTACTTAATTAagagggtttaatatgacatcagtccaccttttacagctataacagctttaacattcctaagagaaaaataaataaataaatgcaaaatttaaaaaatggtgtgTGTAAGGGAAGTTTTGATCATTCTTCCAGAatcacatttgtgaggtcacacattgatgttggacgaaaaggcctggctctcacAGTCTCCCTAAttaatcccaaaggtgttctatcaggttggtgtcaggactctgtgcaggccaatcaagttcatccacaccagactctgtcatccatgtctttatggtccttgctttgtgcattggtgcacGGTCATGTTAGAAGAGGAAGGGGCCACAACCAAACAGTtgccacaaagttgggagcaacgAATTGTCCACtagctctaagtgctagaggactctgcatctttttgcacaattatcaaaaaaattaaaaaaaaaaattttttaagtaCCGGCAttgccagataactagcaaacctttattgcgcagtgactttttttttgtcaatgtctttgtgtgtcaaaagtgttctctgtcaattgactgttgtcgtagagcggctccaattatcggagacaaattccttgtgttttctggacatacttggcaaataaagatgattctgattgaacCCTATgaattaggaatgggatgtcacttaaatccGTATGTGAGTCAtagcaggtgagcgaatactttcggcaatatagtgtatattgaCAACATACTGTGGAGGTGAGTATTACATTAAACACCAAGTGTATGTTTGTCTACCTTGTAGAGAAACCCAGGTGGATAGTGGCTATCACAGTCATCTCCTGACCAAGCCGTCTCTTTGATGTCAGATGCTCCTTCTACCTCCTCCTGTTCTTCCTTAGCGGGCAGAAGAGGACATTTCTCAGAGCGGAATGATACACGAGGGGCAGGAACTGGTGCACTTTTGGTCTTGGCTTCCTCTGATGGCGTTTCACTTTCATTGTCATCCTGCTCAGGAATGTCTGGTGCATCACCTGCACAATCAGAGGGGCCGGATGTTTCTTGACTTGCAACCTCAGATTTGGGGCTACCAAAGTCATCAGACTGATTTGTTGATAGTTCGGCTTCCACCTCCACCTCATCTAGACTTTCACTTGTGCTCCTGTCGCCGGGCTCGCTCACACACACCGACCGCCTACTGGGTGTATTGGTACCACAGGAGCTAAGGTCAGAGTCTGAAGAGAGCCCAGTTTTGGTATGGATGCCACTATCCTCTACTATACTGATTTCGCCTGAGTTGCTGGGATTTTGTGGATCAGGAGAGGAGGGTGAAGCATTTTTCCCATTTTGGGTTGAGGAATGGATGGAGATGTGATCAGTTGGGAAAGCTGTGTTGCATGGGATTGGATTTGAGATGACCAAGGACTTTCTCTTCTTTGACTTCGCTGTGGTGCTATGTAAAGATAAAGAACAATTATTTTTTGGACTTTGGGTACTGATAGCTTTTTTTATATCTTATCAATATATCACCTGCTCAGACCCTTTATGATGAAATCGTTTCCAGAGTGTTGATTTTCTAGTTTCTTCATCACATTGTACAAATCCCTGTTAAGCTGCGtatgaacaaaaaaattatctttcccATCAATACATGTTTATTTACCTGCTTCAGAACAAGAGTTAGAAAAAGTGTCTGATCTTACCACACTCATTTCTTTATAGAAAACATCTCTCAGATTTGATAGGTTTTGGAACACTGTCACATAGCAACCAATGCggctacaaacaaacaaatacatctATCAGTCAGCTTATCCTCATGACATCAGTTACAAAACACATTCTGAAAACTTCACCTGTATGCATTTATAtgccttttttgggggtgaatgAAAGACAATATCATATGAACACTTTCCAAATTTCTTAAAGAATACGTAAAATTAAGAGACATTCTACAttttacaatataaaaacaGTTCCTAGGTGTCTTAGGATatttatgaaatgttttttgtttttaaaatgcgtTTCCAAGAAGTAGGTCAacgatcaaataattattttacgtCTAATGGACTggttccaatattgacaatcacAGGAGGAAGAGTGCACAATAAGAATAGATTTCCAGTAACTACGGTATTTTAATGGCAGCATCCTCCTGAACACTCAACATAAGAGTACTCACAGTATGAAAATCTAAAAACACCATCAACTGTCTATAATTCTAAAGGACTGAATTATTTAGATTCACAACCTTTctgcaaagatttttttttgtaatctgctaACTGTAGCTTTCCTGCTATTTATGTTTTTTCTAAACCGAAATGACTGCTGTGACAAGGGTCACCAAAACAGCAAAGCTAGTGCTGGCCTTTTTCACAATACTGGACTATGTACAGGAAGACGTAGTAAAATTTTCACTTCCccataaaacatttcaatgaaaTGCCATCTTTATCTTGGATTTCTCGGACAGACAGTAGACGAGCTGCCTGAATAGAAAATAgtccaaaaaaaagtttttatccACCATATTTTTCCAGAGACCATGAAACTCAGCTGGTCAATCATACCTCTGATAGAGAACAGGCAACTCCTCCCTCAGCTCATGATTTATCTCTTCAAAGACATTCTGGGCTTTGTTGAACTCCTCCTCAGCCTATTAAACAGGATATATTCCGTAGTGAATGTGCTACTGTGATCAAAATGTGTCTAAAATACACCACCTTAGCAATTTTAGCATCATCCTTTTTCTTGGCACTCTGCAGCGCTTCCAGGTGGTGACGTGACGAATCATAGTCGACCAGCTTTCTACCACGTTTAGCGACTCTTTCCTGAAACACACAGTCAGGAATGTCACTAATGCTAGACATTCACGCTCCAGTCCTCTCCTCCATCTGTCATGGCAGATTACACAAAGCAATTATGGATCTGAATACAGTTTTCCAggcacagacaaaaacaaaataccttGACCTCTGGAAATTGGCTCGTATAGTTTTCCATGGTGCGCACAATCTGATCATTCATTTTCTCCTCAAAGTCGTTCCACAGTAAATCTTCACTCTAAAACATTATAGATCAATTATGGAATTAATTTCGACCACACTGTAAGTGCTACTATAAACTGGTTTAAACACACAATAACAATTATTTCAGAGAAAAAATGTTGGTCAAAGATAAAAAAGGATGCTGCTAAATGAGTTCCAAAATGGACAACTAAACATTCAATGCTGTATTTGTTTCACAGCTGCATGATTTAATGCAATTTCATTCAATCTCAGTGCTCAAACACAGAGCACAAAACAGATGAAAGTACAAATGATACAAATTTGCTGATAAAAcccatgaatataaaaatatattgttggcTGGATCGCCAATTGCAAGAACTTGCTGACATATTGAAGGAAAAGTAATTTATGAAGACATCATTTCCTAATGTCTATTTTGGCTTGCCTTCAgatagtaaaataaatattaatgaaaaTACTTCTATAATGATAGCAAGGTCCTCCACTCCATCCCAGTCAGACTCGTAGACATCTCGCAACGTCTGCGACAGCCGCTTAGACGTCTCATGCACAGCTGTGGAAATGAGAATTATAGGGTGGGAATAAACATTAGATTGCGCTCCAAAAGTCAACTTTTTGCATCAGCAGCACTTTGTGCATAATGTAGCATTGTTTTCAAGCTTTGAGGCAATACTGTTACTCCCACACAGAGAAGGTCAAAACAACAGTTGCTTCCTGACTGCAATACAAAAAGTAATAGCTGACAACTCTAGAAAAGCAATGGTTTCTTAAACATGCTCACAAACGCTGAGTCTGTTTTCACTTTTCTTTAAAGCAACACAGACAATGCAAAATATATTGCAAGCTCCAAGAATAGTAAAAGCTCACTTCCCATTTACTCACTAACCCCTCAACTGAAAGTGGAAGTTGTTGAAAGAATTGTGTCtgcaaatatttaattatttaaaaacttgCCTTTCACTGCACCATAGTAGGTCTTTACATCTTTAACCAGCCTACTCCCATCAATCTGTGtgcagagacaaaaaaaaaagtaaactccATGACTTCCGGAATATGTGGCTGAGACAGCACTTCCTTAAGATGATTCTTTTTAGGGAGAACATACTGCATTACAAAACTTCTGGCCCTCTGCTCTATTGGAGCTCAGAAATTCAAGGTCAATAAGTCTGCACGTCACAAAATAACAGTATTGTCTGTGTAATTTAACCTCACATTGCAGTGAGACTATGTATATCAGCCTCTCCCCcatcacaagaaaaaaacaagcagaatAACATCACACAGCTCCACTTTGATAATACATTTAgaatataaatatttgaaagtaTTGACTGAACCACAACTGGAACAGTATGTAAAAAGAAATGCAAccattttttacaaataaaatacactttatGCAGGCACATTctaaaaagaagaacaaaagaaTCTTAAAcaacaatttcaaaaatatgtattgcGAGTAGTCATGGACTTTGGGGGGGCCTTGCACTTgccaatgaaatatttttttaaataaaaatgtgtgataTATAAATAactatttaacacgtcaccattttactcactacatatatttccaaaggcgctattgaaaatttcaccagatgttgagaacaacccaactaacccatacatacaaggaaagtagaacaaataaactcagaaattaaggtgtgtgtgtaatgtgaaatggcacagggaaaaagtattgaatacgccaaattgtatttaatacTTTTTACAAGTCgatttgcaatgacagcttcaaaacGCCtcttgtatggagaaactagttgcatgcattgctctggcgTGATATTGACCCATTCCTctacacaagcagtcttcaaatattGAAGGgtccatgggcttcttttatggaccttgagtttcagtccTTTCCATAGATTTCTGATTGGATTAAAGTCAGGTGATTAGCCAAGTCATTCtaccagctttatttttttttttctttgaaaccaattgagtttccttggcagtatgttttggatcattatcctgctgaaatgtccaccctcatttcattttcatcatcctcgtagatggccgCAGATTTTGGTCAAGAACGTCTCGGTACGTTTGCCCATTCATTCTTCCTTCAAttatgtgaagtttaccagtaccatttgctaaaaagcagccccacacaatCATGTTCctacctccgaacttcactgttggtatggggtttttagggtgatgtgcagtgccatttctcctccaaacgtggtgtgcattatggcatccaaacagttcaatttcactctcatcagaccatagtctcccagtatttaactggcttgtccaaatgttgttcagcaaacttcaaacgagctttgacatgtttttttttccagcattgGGGTCTTCTTGCGTGAtgagtgtgcatacaggccatggcggcggagtggcattactcaccgttttccttgtgacaacagtacctgctaattccaggtctttttgaagctctccacaggtggtccttggctcttggacaactcttctgattattctttgtactcctctgtcagaaaccTGACACCTGaacgaggcaaatttatggtggcatgattggctttccacttgcgtattatggccccaaccatgcttacttgaacattcagaagcttagatatccGCCTGTAACCAAAGCCATCgtaatgttttgcaacaatatggtcttgagacagctctctgcgcttacccatcatgagatgcgtCTTGAATTACACCTTGGCAACGAGAACTTTTtgcaggccatcaattaggactgaaccagctgatattcatttgcattgacaaggggctggattgttgtttgattttaggtgttgtcttggctttccatgcctttttgcacctccctttcatcatgtgttcaatactttttccctgtcatttcacatttcacacaacttaatttctgatcttatttgttctacttcctttgtatgcatatatgtatggattatttgggttgttcccaacatctggtgagaatttcatgtcaatagcacctcgCAAAATATattcagtgagaaaaatggtgacgtgttaaatatttatttcagccgcGGTACATGGTTCCTGGTAATTTTGGTGTAAAGGCACCTTTAAATGGAGTGTGAAATTAGCTATGATGTCAACCATGATTTGTTGTCCTGGACTTAAGGAGGATGGTCAATCACCTAACCAGTTAGCAGTGTTGTGAAAAGGAGCTTAGATTCCCACTCCACTTTTGCCATGATGACCAATTACTACACCTTCTAAACTTTACATTTGCGCATCTACAGGATACTAATACATAGAAGTCTTAAACTGTTATTTCTTCATTGTGGGGAACTAAAATATAACACCGTGAAGTGAAAATAGTTGTCCCGTGTTAGCATTCAACATCCTTCCCATTGCGCAATGGAAAGTAGTGACTCCAAAATGCACTAGACTTTAAGGAACTACATTCTCTTCATACTAATGACTTTGTCACCAGGGTATCCAAATTAATTAACAAAAATGTATACCCTTACTTTGTTG from Phycodurus eques isolate BA_2022a chromosome 10, UOR_Pequ_1.1, whole genome shotgun sequence includes:
- the bin2b gene encoding bridging integrator 2b; translated protein: MAENKMGPNLQAGAGFLAKRVQKSLNRAQEKVLQKLGKTMETKDEHFEVCSQNLNRQQIDGSRLVKDVKTYYGAVKAVHETSKRLSQTLRDVYESDWDGVEDLAIIIESEDLLWNDFEEKMNDQIVRTMENYTSQFPEVKERVAKRGRKLVDYDSSRHHLEALQSAKKKDDAKIAKAEEEFNKAQNVFEEINHELREELPVLYQSRIGCYVTVFQNLSNLRDVFYKEMSVLNRDLYNVMKKLENQHSGNDFIIKGLSSTTAKSKKRKSLVISNPIPCNTAFPTDHISIHSSTQNGKNASPSSPDPQNPSNSGEISIVEDSGIHTKTGLSSDSDLSSCGTNTPSRRSVCVSEPGDRSTSESLDEVEVEAELSTNQSDDFGSPKSEVASQETSGPSDCAGDAPDIPEQDDNESETPSEEAKTKSAPVPAPRVSFRSEKCPLLPAKEEQEEVEGASDIKETAWSGDDCDSHYPPGFLYKGVALKSHAASEGGQLQFEEGDIILVLADTQEGLLKGVREENWQLHRDLENHAGTFSEDFIGPVQAE